Proteins encoded by one window of Rhea pennata isolate bPtePen1 chromosome 11, bPtePen1.pri, whole genome shotgun sequence:
- the NEXMIF gene encoding neurite extension and migration factor produces MDDQQEQDCASEDQETILINGVKENESHDLASDERPCTAADAAVTFPALTIAQKENQACHRALPPLTSKKPCLLSPPSPLRLTDVPEHTSDDSSAHAISLTSCVTKGMSSWSLPGDCEKAPFTMMEPGGMSALTGDCLMQQSRTCLGCFIESKDGIDAEPGISLKVGDINRDYDTCSVSDIGIHCMSTGETMRYGDQLLSDQLLSFPMHKSRAADKRDAEKSDSDSEDPTQKNYYEGLLLDKCNGEEPLLTNPNQEWGYFESFISESKIELLDLCSKNELSVNLFSEEDVDNYMFDDDDSTLGSDVCSLKIRYESFQDNVREKTTALQEDAQFNFFPSVFGNCTKRDSRSTLKRGPGGATDPAQFKSEEGIIWGEEEEDGEEEDGEEEEKAALNKSCNSAEMVQYVGSKRSHFLDSVNSTEDSGEFSDDSTCTESSYDVLRDIKDCSRYLSREHSSSFIQQNYGLRAKRKVRYSDDYLYDVDSIENEKILDKKEWLPDGPKEEDDDEWCPKKRRKVSRKEPPVIIKYIIINRFKGEKHMLVKLSKVDANETTVTLNEELLSKYEKLAPLKGFWQERQQSRMDLLRSSLYHKQNFYLNGSDASFLPHPRKRKCKLANRHRIQRIKAIEQSVNKLGSCSSDHKQPCSSKEDAGLKGLQALAIATPSCANGLHVNDITGIASVKCKSQEREYKGTERKVLRRIKFKSEARLKCKKIKAAASTAEGSPALENQDSAARLKDENVPCASDSSHLSECHEDKIAKNAPFLPSTSSSDKPLPSANITTNVPLIPGGYLQTLLDASDLSSNTGISYFTQHPSEQQHSLPSIVQAEKPFSALQPSQSCVLSPPSESELQQSPGHLEMEQNNFSSMWPANKAASSNQQEFPSDMREASVLPSEFGGAAGADSLPASGYSQVNLNSSKLLYQKNYMPDNQQVQSDDSYQSCHFNNGEGRFHFQRGTLSTDDGRLISFDSVGSLSVSSSNYSSLSLKSCEKDGEDDINDDFLAHCSPKLVIQQSIDEITPLKESTDLLDISNFTPDKFRQSSLSEMSPPDTPNLSPQITGSDTKPLGTLKGFQESTQAVLNSSEKVKWNCGVLQTKEQADNGFTLNNHQFQFHMFNDEDSVSLLEKSPCLSTFNEPSGQISTNSKVSKSKRKSSSSKNAGTNQSSSQKTTRKKSPKTNKGTDKPQSKNSRQTPKSTRKGKNAAGVNGEKAQAVGSRAINQLNNAASATKGLAESVQHCSPTAAKIGKHNGLSGEWSLGKDLSTGWSEPSIGNATSLLDDDQREFEEPSNILSNIASGMADVQRFMMASIEPLWGPVGHNSVPDIFRSPESNSLKLKTLKILAGTSQESKKKANSSSPGTAKNHKSNKGSSKNGKATTCDPSRPNCSTGYNTDTHSPFFDKNYSNLSTLGNNGPTHKKLYRHKSSSKSLRDENCKIKRTDREQTHKDPSVTASFEKLRESDSILLKAETTFLVFPVFEEETPFSRKTVDVCFFLLFVRSFVRSFRNLPCGMLTCKC; encoded by the exons ATGGATGACCAACAAGAGCAGGATTGTGCCTCAGAAGACCAAGAAACTATCCTGATTAATGGGGTGAAAGAAAATG AATCACATGACCTGGCCAGCGATGAGAGGCCTTGCACTGCTGCGGATGCTGCGGTTACGTTCCCAGCCTTGACAATAGCTCAGAAGGAAAATCAAGCGTGCCACCGAGCGCTGCCTCCTCTGACTTCAAAGAAGCCCTGTCTGCTGAGCCCGCCTTCTCCTCTGAGGCTCACCGATGTACCTGAGCACACTTCAGATGACTCCTCCGCGCACGCCATTTCCCTTACATCGTGCGTGACAAAGGGCATGAGCTCTTGGTCCCTGCCAGGCGACTGTGAGAAGGCTCCATTCACAATGATGGAGCCCGGAGGCATGTCAGCTCTCACTGGGGACTGCTTGATGCAGCAGAGCCGGACCTGCCTGGGCTGCTTTATTGAATCAAAGGACGGCATTGATGCAGAGCCGGGAATAAGCCTGAAAGTGGGTGATATAAATAGGGATTATGACACCTGTTCGGTCTCTGATATAGGGATTCACTGCATGAGCACAGGAGAAACCATGAGATACGGGGATCAGCTGCTTTCAGACCAGCTTTTAAGCTTCCCTATGCATAAATCGAGGGCAGCAGACAAAAGGGATGCAGAAAAATCTGACAGTGATTCAGAGGACCCCACTCAGAAAAATTATTACGAGGGATTACTACTAGACAAATGCAATGGTGAGGAACCTTTACTAACAAATCCCAACCAGGAATGGGGCTATTTTGAATCTTTCATTAGTGAAAGTAAAATTGAGCTACTTGACCTCTGCTCCAAAAATGAGCTTTCTGTAAATCTGTTTTCGGAGGAAGATGTGGATAATTACATGTTTGATGATGATGATTCAACCTTGGGAAGTGACGTCTGCTCCTTAAAGATTAGATACGAATCTTTCCAGGACAACGTGCGGGAGAAGACCACCGCCCTGCAAGAGGATGCCCAGTTCAACTTCTTCCCCAGCGTGTTTGGCAACTGCACTAAAAGGGACAGCAGGAGCACCCTGAAAAGGGGGCCGGGTGGTGCCACGGACCCCGCTCAATTCAAATCTGAAGAAGGCATCatctggggggaggaggaggaggacggggaggaagaggatggcgaggaggaggagaaagctgCCTTAAATAAATCGTGCAACAGTGCGGAGATGGTGCAGTACGTGGGCTCCAAAAGGAGCCACTTCTTGGACTCTGTGAATTCCACGGAGGACTCTGGGGAGTTCAGTGACGACAGCACTTGCACCGAGTCCTCCTACGATGTGCTGCGGGATATCAAGGACTGTAGCCGCTACCTGTCCAGGGAACACTCCAGTTCCTTCATCCAGCAGAACTATGGCTTGCGGGCAAAGAGGAAAGTGCGATACAGCGATGATTACCTGTACGATGTTGACTCCATTGAGAATGAAAAGATCCTGGATAAGAAGGAGTGGCTCCCGGATGGACCCAAggaggaagatgatgatgagTGGTGCCCAAAGAAAAGGCGAAAAGTCTCTCGCAAGGAGCCCCCTGTTATCATCAAGTACATCATCATTAACAGGTTTAAGGGGGAGAAGCATATGCTGGTAAAGCTGAGCAAAGTGGATGCCAATGAGACAACTGTCACCCTAAATGAGGAGCTGCTCAGCAAATACGAGAAGCTGGCCCCATTGAAGGGCTTCTggcaggagaggcagcagagccgGATGGATTTGCTCCGATCGTCTCTCTACCACAAGCAGAATTTCTATCTTAACGGCTCAGATGCTTCGTTCCTCCCTCACCCACGGAAGCGAAAATGCAAGCTAGCAAACAGGCACAGGATTCAACGAATTAAAGCCATTGAGCAATCGGTGAACAAGCTGGGCTCTTGCTCCTCGGATCACAAGCAGCCTTGCAGCAGTAAGGAGGACGCGGGCCTGAAAGGGCTGCAGGCGTTAGCCATCGCCACCCCCAGCTGTGCAAACGGATTACATGTAAATGACATCACTGGCATCGCCTCAGTGAAATGCAAATCGCAGGAGCGGGAATATAAGGGGACGGAGAGGAAAGTGCTCCGCCGAATCAAATTCAAAAGCGAAGCCAGgttgaaatgcaagaaaatcaAAGCTGCTGCAAGTACAGCGGAGGGCTCCCCGGCTCTGGAAAACCAGGACTCTGCAGCTCGTTTGAAGGACGAAAATGTTCCTTGTGCTTCAGACAGCTCCCATCTTTCGGAGTGCCACGAGGATAAGATTGCTAAAAATGCTCCTTTCCTACCATCCACCTCCTCTTCAGACAAGCCTCTACCATCTGCTAATATCACCACCAATGTACCCCTGATCCCTGGAGGGTATCTGCAGACATTGTTAGATGCTTCTGATTTGTCAAGCAACACTGGTATCTCATACTTCACCCAGCATCCCTCCGAGCAGCAGCATTCACTCCCCAGCATCGTTCAGGCAGAGAAGCCGTTCTCGGCTCTGCAGCCTTCCCAGAGCTGCGTGCTCTCGCCGCCTTCGGAGTCAGAGCTGCAGCAGTCACCTGGCCACTTGGAAATGGAGCAGAACAACTTCAGTAGCATGTGGCCAGCGAACAAGGCTGCCAGCAGCAACCAGCAGGAGTTTCCGAGTGACATGAGGGAGGCTTCTGTGCTGCCAAGCGAGTTTGGTGGCGCGGCGGGTGCAGACAGCCTCCCAGCCTCTGGATACAGTCAAGTAAATCTGAATAGCAGCAAATTGCTCTACCAAAAAAATTACATGCCGGATAACCAACAAGTGCAGTCTGATGATTCTTATCAGTCATGTCATTTTAATAATGGAGAGGGGCGCTTTCATTTCCAGCGAGGTACACTAAGTACAGATGATGGCAGACTCATTAGTTTTGATTCAGTGGGTTCATTGTCAGTTAGTTCTAGCAATTACAGTTCTTTAAGTTTAAAGTCTTGTGAAAAGGACGGCGAGGATGATATTAATGATGATTTCTTGGCCCACTGCAGTCCCAAGCTAGTGATCCAACAAAGCATAGATGAAATAACCCCTCTGAAGGAGTCCACGGACCTTTTAGACATTTCCAACTTCACACCTGATAAGTTCCGTCAGTCCTCCCTGTCGGAGATGTCTCCTCCCGACACTCCCAACCTTTCCCCGCAGATAACCGGCTCCGACACCAAACCCCTGGGCACCCTGAAAGGCTTTCAGGAGAGCACCCAGGCTGTTCTCAACAGTTCTGAGAAGGTCAAGTGGAACTGTGGGGTCCTTCAGACCAAGGAGCAGGCAGATAATGGGTTTACTTTAAATAATCATCAGTTTCAGTTCCATATGTTCAACGATGAAGATTCTGTCAGCCTTCTTGAAAAAAGTCCATGCTTGTCAACATTTAATGAGCCATCTGGTCAAATTAGCACCAATAGCAAAGTGTCAAAATCTAAGAGGAAAAGTTCATCCAGCAAGAACGCGGGTACAAACCAAAGCTCTTCCCAGAAAACCACTAGGAAAAAATCTCCCAAAACGAACAAAGGGACCGATAAGCCGCAAAGTAAAAATTCCAGGCAGACACCCAAATCAACTCggaaagggaaaaatgcagcAGGGGTCAATGGTGAAAAGGCTCAAGCGGTTGGCAGCAGGGCAATCAATCAGTTAAATAACGCGGCCTCTGCAACCAAGGGACTCGCCGAGAGCGTTCAGCACTGCAGCCCAACCGCTGCAAAAATAGGGAAGCATAACGGGCTATCTGGTGAGTGGTCGCTGGGAAAGGACCTCAGTACAGGCTGGTCAGAACCTAGCATAGGAAACGCTACCAGTCTCCTGGATGACGATCAGAGGGAGTTTGAGGAGCCTTCCAATATATTATCCAACATTGCATCAGGAATGGCAGACGTTCAGAGATTTATGATGGCCTCGATCGAACCCTTGTGGGGGCCTGTTGGCCATAACAGCGTGCCAGATATCTTCCGGTCACCTGAATCCAACAGCCTGAAATTGAAAACCCTAAAAATTTTGGCGGGGACGTCACAAGAATCTAAGAAAAAGGCCAACAGCAGTTCTCCAGGAACGGCAAAGAATCACAAGTCAAACAAGGGCTCAAGCAAAAATGGCAAAGCCACAACCTGTGATCCCAGTCGCCCCAACTGTTCGACTGGGTACAATACAGACACTCACTCTCCCTTTTTTGATAAAAACTATAGTAACCTGAGCACTTTAGGCAATAACGGACCTACCCATAAAAAACTGTACCGTCATAAATCAAGTTCTAAATCACTGAGGGATGagaactgtaaaataaagcGAACAGACCGTGAACAGACCCATAAGGACCCATCTGTGACagcttcttttgaaaaactgag GGAATCAGACTCCATTCTTCTTAAAGCAGAAACAACATTTTTGGTTTTCCctgtatttgaagaagagaCTCCCTTTTCTAGAAAGACGGTTGatgtttgtttct ttttgcttttcgTTCGTTCGTTCGTTCGTTCCTTTCGAAATCTGCCTTGTGGTATGTTGACATGTAAGTGCTGA